The Podospora pseudopauciseta strain CBS 411.78 chromosome 2 map unlocalized CBS411.78m_2, whole genome shotgun sequence genome has a window encoding:
- a CDS encoding uncharacterized protein (COG:S; EggNog:ENOG503NXS0) has product MAASPSSAVAMSEVDASSPPPQHHHHIEKSFMTVVTDDDGDTKMATATPEPTETQPRGKKRARDDGQNGNSIIGKVRHLKKNDGEPLWREDIQYDFLKAVFDNEDKVFTNSYEPQRLGKQCFADLYIDTMARSSKTSKVLRDKLLSDRAAAKGMAMVCLLVNIGRMNTTLNFFPEMRAQLRTYHAIPSLQAQADSNAYKQLQDAPRLKSILKGGMEDRTEPNSLDAVKAVNVPRTNPVNLLFLICSNATKVAELHFPPGGEFHDLIMKKQFTSESRARAFLWIIWFYLESDFTEEGCEENPFGAGVDYGVDVANQGVPQLVLMSEEEMVLENVDTEEEKRFGREKQEMRRKIIEADQQFMAESQTKRGGRARALAGEEVGPSTGILPRIRPSKHESDHDSVRSTPPRALLGRPSVGASTGRRGPHSLKYVVDGSSPGGPQLEGIVARKPRPPTAHQIAVERNRNQRVEYILDRRLRKSYHQARKIRRVDGAIIHALQRLEQLDDEDPWEDSEDEDTVKIHKAAIENAGVNVDTHHFRERGYGGLCQLKNETDDFGEQFHAYTATLRRVSRRLTRWENSDDPNLGVIAPIKRPKATNGTVNGDGSDGEGDQSPSKEPIDPAETEDEAEMMSGRQTKTVRRPKANGLNRGDTNGDTPMEEADDLDDVDRGLLGLGDEDEGDGQGDDDLDDVEKTLLGLDGDSDSE; this is encoded by the exons ATGGCTGCGTCACCCAGCTCCGCCGTCGCCATGTCTGAGGTCGATGCCagttcaccaccaccccaacaccaccatcacatcgAAAAGTCCTTCATGACGGTGgtcaccgacgacgacggcgacaCCAAGATGGCGACGGCTACCCCAGAACCAACCGAGACGCAGCCTCGGGGCAAGAAGCGCGCCCGTGATGATGGCCAGAATGGCAACTCTATCATCGGCAAAGTCAGGCATTTGAAGAAGAACGATGGAGAGCCGCTCTGGCGCGAAGATATCCAATACGACTTTCTCAAGGCCGTCTTCGACAACGAAGACAAGGTCTTCACCAACAGCTACGAACCACAACGTCTGGGCAAGCAATGCTTTGCCGACCTCTACATCGACACGATGGCCAGGAGTAGCAAGACCAGCAAGGTCCTTCGAGACAAGCTGCTTAGTGATCGCGCTGCCGCCAAGGGCATGGCCATGGTCTGCCTCCTGGTCAACATTGGTCGTATGAACACGACCCTTAATT TTTTCCCCGAAATGCGAGCCCAGCTCCGAACATACCACGCCATTCCGTCCCTCCAAGCACAAGCAGATTCCAACGCATACAAGCAGCTCCAGGATGCGCCCAGGTTGAAGTCCATTTTGAAGGGCGGTATGGAGGACCGGACAGAGCCCAACTCTCTTGATGCCGTCAAGGCCGTCAACGTGCCGAGAACCAACCCGGTCAACTTGCTGTTCCTGATCTGCAGCAACGCTACTAAGGTTGCTGAGCTGCACTTCCCGCCCGGCGGCGAGTTCCACGATCTCATCATGAAGAAGCAGTTCACCAGTGAGAGCCGCGCGAGGGCCTTTTTGTGGATCATTTGGTTCTACCTGGAGTCCGACTTCACCGAGGAAGGTTGCGAAGAGAACCCGTTCGGTGCCGGTGTGGACTACGGTGTTGATGTCGCCAATCAAGGAGTTCCACAGCTGGTGCTCATGTCGGAAGAGGAAATGGTACTCGAAAACGTCGATacagaagaggagaagaggttcGGCCGAGAGAAGCAGGAGATGCGGCGGAAGATCATTGAGGCCGACCAACAGTTCATGGCAGAAAGCCAGACCAAACGAGGAGGTCGAGCTCGCGCCCTGGCTGGAGAGGAAGTTGGTCCGAGCACCGGCATCTTACCACGGATTCGCCCTTCTAAGCACGAGAGCGACCATGATAGTGTCAGGTCGACTCCGCCGCGTGCTTTGCTCGGCAGGCCATCTGTTGGTGCCAGCACTGGACGACGTGGTCCCCACTCACTGAAATATGTGGTCGATGGCTCGTCGCCTGGGGGCCCTCAGCTGGAAGGAATCGTTGCTCGGAAACCTCGACCACCGACTGCTCACCAGATAGCTGTTGAGCGCAATAGAAATCAGCGTGTGGAGTACATCTTGGATCGTCGTCTCCGGAAATCCTATCACCAGGCACGAAAGATTCGCCGTGTTGACGGGGCGATTATCCACGCTCTTCAGAGACTGGAGCAGCTGGACGATGAAGACCCATGGGAGGacagcgaggatgaagacACGGTCAAGATCCACAAGGCGGCCATTGAAAACGCCGGGGTCAATGTTGATACTCACCACTTCCGGGAGAGGGGTTACGGCGGGCTGTGTCAGCTCAAGAATGAGACAGATGACTTTGGCGAGCAGTTCCACGCGTACACTGCTACCCTTCGACGCGTCTCCCGACGGCTCACCCGCTGGGAGAACAGCGATGATCCAAACCTGGGGGTTATCGCGCCGATCAAGCGGCCAAAGGCGACGAATGGAACAGTCAATGGTGATGGTTCCGATGGGGAAGGTGACCAGTCACCTTCCAAGGAACCGATCGACCCTGCCGAGACTGAGGACGAGGCGGAGATGATGTCGGGACGTCAGACCAAGACTGTGCGCCGTCCAAAGGCCAACGGGCTCAACAGGGGTGACACTAATGGTGACACGCccatggaggaggccgaCGACCTGGATGATGTGGATAGGGGGTTGCTCGGTctgggtgatgaggatgagggtgatggtcagggggatgatgatctggatgatgttgagaagaCGCTTcttgggttggatggggattCGGACTCGGAGTAG
- a CDS encoding uncharacterized protein (EggNog:ENOG503P4B3; COG:P) translates to MSGIEVAIFGPRDGVAAVKAVGEKLNGKTRLELNRTGSYEQNGLTPSTWELEHLNASLDHAGLQDVPVRIMIRPCGAPKLGPDFVYSDAEFEQMKSDIRKFKESKHMSRERGDGFVFGVLRQSCSVPQMLVVDRVRTAELKHLAGDDFKCVFHRAFDLVISTSRDEMWVDDLEWLKTQEMAVLTSGGCGNASNNTKALKQVLIETARIGQELIVGGGVRSDTLESLGNGMGGLGYIYALTSLHSVGMVLHSSFLKRDPSNVVSFDAEEARKFKATLYTLISSQGCAN, encoded by the exons ATGAGCGGAATCGAAGTTGCCATTTTTGGGCCCCGTGATGGAGTTGCTGCTGTGAAGGCTGTCGGAGAAAAGCTCAATGGCAAAACAAGACTGGAATTGAACAGAACTGGATCCTATG AGCAAAATGGCCTTACGCCATCCACCTGGGAACTCGAGCATCTCAACGCCTCACTTGACCATGCCGGACTCCAAGATGTGCCTGTCAGAATCATGATTCGACCTTGCGGAGCACCCAAGCTCGGGCCCGACTTTGTTTATTCAGATGCCGAGTTCGAGCAGATGAAGTCTGATATACGCAAGTTCAAAGAGTCGAAGCACATGAGCAGAGAGCGGGGAGATGGGTTTGTGTTTGGCGTTCTGAGACAATCTTGCTCGGTCCCACAGATGCTGGTGGTCGACAGGGTGAGAACTGCTGAGTTGAAGCATTTGGCAGGGGATGATTTCAAGTGTGTCTTCCATCGAGCCTTCGATCTGGTGATTTCAACTTCCAGGGATGAGATGTGGGTGGACGACCTGGAGTGGTTAAAGACACAGGAGATGGCCGTTCTTACCAGCGGTGGCTGTGGAAATGCGAGCAACAATACCAAGGCTCTGAAGCAAGTACTTATCGAGACGGCGAGGATCGGACAGGAACTGATcgtgggtgggggggtgagAAGCGATACCCTGGAAAGTCTGGGgaatgggatgggaggaCTGGGATATATCTATGCCCTAACCAGTCTTCACTCGGTTGGCATGGTGTTGCATTCATCTTTTTTGAAGCGTGACCCCAGCAACGTGGTGTCGTTCGATGCGGAAGAAGCGCGAAAGTTCAAGGCCACATTGTACACGCTCATCTCATCACAGGGATGTGCTAACTAG
- a CDS encoding uncharacterized protein (COG:I; EggNog:ENOG503NU7T), with the protein MTTPHPIPRKLWEHPAPETTLMHRFMRSLNRQHNLSLSSFSDLHQFSLSQRSLFWSAVFEASDYLYSGSYTTVVDETATIDQVPVWFEGVSLNFAENMLFSRDPRNGQQSTKHKEDDKVAVVEVREGGSETREVTYGEVRKEAGRLAAAMLKRGVKKGDRVVIVGANSIETLLVYLATTWVGAVFSSSSTDMGVKGILQRAEQVDPVWVFMDDAALYNGRVVDLRGKMGEVVAGLGNCKNFKGVVAIRRFEEARDVRKVPRAMTLDEFVGAAGRNPTPPGFVRVGFCEPLLVCYSSGTTGTPKAIVHSVGGILINYFKEGRLHEQIGPDSVTLQYTTTGWIMYLANVGSLLFGGKAIFYDGSPFQPDAKILVELAAKHKATKLGISPRWMFELAKAGISPREMADLSSLETVSCTGMVLSDQLFEWFYDVGFPKHVQLGNISGGTDIAGCFGIMNPLTPVYVGGTQGPSLGVHVAIYDSLLPDGEPGVEVPHGTPGELVAVKPFPNIPCAFWGDKLPVASPGSKYHSSYFNRFPGVWAHGDFCVIHPVTGNISFLGRADGVLNPSGVRFGSAEIYGVVERWFADKIQDSLCVGQRRKQDADESVMLFLLMKPGHKFTRELVNELRKKISDDLSKRHVPKYIFETPEIPTTINLKKVELPVKQIVSGQTIKASGTLANPQSLDFYYQFAKVEELVGPKEKL; encoded by the exons ATgaccacaccacaccccatcccccgcaAGCTCTGGGAGCACCCCGCCCCGGAAACAACCCTCATGCACCGCTTCATGCGCTCCCTCAACCGCCAACACAACCTCTCCCTGTCGTCCTTCTCCGACCTCCACCAgttctccctctcccaacgGTCCCTCTTCTGGTCTGCGGTTTTCGAGGCCTCAGACTACCTCTACTCGGGGTCGTACACCACCGTGGTGGACGAAACAGCCACAATCGACCAAGTCCCCGTCTGGTTTGAAGGTGTCAGCCTCAATTTCGCAGAGAACATGCTCTTCTCCCGTGACCCCAGAAACGGGCAGCAATCAACCAAACACAAAGAAGACGACAAAGTCGCTGTTGTGGAGGTCAGGGAGGGGGGATCAGAGACAAGGGAGGTGACGTACGGGGAAGTTAGGAAAGAAgcggggaggttggcggcCGCGATGCTGAAAcggggggtgaagaagggggataGGGTCGTTATTGTGGGGGCCAATTCTATCGAGACGCTGCTTGTTTATCTGGCTACCACGTGGGTGGGCGCGGTGTTTAGTAGTAGTTCGACGGATatgggggtgaaggggatACTGCAGAGGGCGGAGCAGGTTGATCCGGTTTGGGTGTTTATGGATGATGCTGCTTTGTACAATGGCAGGGTGGTGGACTTGcgggggaagatgggggaggttgtggctgggttgggtaACTGCAAGAATTtcaagggggtggtggcgatCAGgaggtttgaggaggcgagggatgTGAGGAAGGTTCCGAGGGCGATGACGCTGGATGAGTTTGTTGGTGCGGCCGGGAGGAATCCGACACCGCCGGGGTTTGTGAGGGTTGGGTTTTGTGAGCCGTTGTTGGTTTGCTATAGCAGCGGGACGACGGGGACGCCAAAGGCGATTGTGCACTCGGTTGGGGGGATATTGATTAATTATTTCAAGGAGGGGAGGCTGCACGAGCAGATTGGGCCGGACAGTGTTACGTTGCAGTATACCACGACGGGGTGGATCATGTATCTGGCGAATGTTGGGTcgttgttgtttggggggAAGGCGATATTCTATGATGGGTCGCCTTTCCAGCCGGATGCGAAGATCTTGGTGGAACTGGCTGCGAAGCACAAGGCGACAAAGCTGGGCATTTCCCCGAGGTGGATGTTTGAGTTGGCCAAGGCCGGCATCTCAccgagggagatggcggaTTTGAGTTCGTTGGAGACGGTGTCGTGCACCGGGATGGTCTTGTCGGATCAGCTGTTTGAGTGGTTCTATGATGTTGGCTTTCCCAAGCATGTCCAGTTGGGGAATATCTCTGGCGGCACTGACATTGCTGGGTGCTTTGGCATCATGAACCCACTGACGCCCGTCTACGTTGGAGGGACGCAAGGGCCATCTCTGGGCGTTCACGTTGCAATTTACGACTCCCTTCTTCCAGACGGAGAACCAGGAGTTGAAGTCCCCCACGGCACGCCTGGCGAGCTCGTCGCCGTCAAACCCTTCCCCAACATTCCTTGCGCCTTCTGGGGCGACAAGCTCCCGGTTGCCAGCCCGGGGTCAAAGTACCACAGCTCCTACTTCAACCGCTTCCCCGGGGTTTGGGCCCATGGTGATTTCTGCGTCATCCACCCCGTCACAGGAAacatctccttcctcggcaGAGCAGACGGCGTGCTCAACCCCTCCGGTGTCAGATTCGGCTCAGCAGAAATCTACGGCGTTGTCGAGAGGTGGTTTGCCGACAAGATCCAGGACTCCCTCTGCGTggggcagaggaggaagcaAGATGCCGATGAGAGCGTCATGCTTTTCCTGTTGATGAAGCCGGGCCACAAGTTCACAAGGGAGTTGGTAAAtgagttgaggaagaagatttCAGACGACCTGAGCAAGAGGCATGTGCCCAAGTACATCTTTGAGACGCCAGAAATCCCG ACCACCATCAATCTCAAAAAGGTCGAGCTTCCCGTCAAGCAGATCGTCTCCGGCCAGACCATCAAAGCAAGCGGGaccctcgccaacccccaGAGTCTGGACTTTTACTATCAGTTcgccaaggtggaggagctggttggGCCAAAGGAGAAGCTTTGA
- the cut9 gene encoding anaphase-promoting complex subunit Cut9 (BUSCO:EOG09260S5R; COG:D; COG:O; EggNog:ENOG503NU9B), whose protein sequence is MATTAHQSSSSNNSNMEKFLRSWRQDAMNKAQYDSAIFIGDKLLAMTKDDNDAFFLAQVHFAAGNHTRAHSLLSRHSLISRNPACRYLAAHCLIKQGLYSEALSLLGEHSPRHLFSRTGEEEGPRRKTSRTTGNNTTTKAGGDGKVKSRLRIHDGQQQQQQQQEEEEEEDEGRTTRKYEAAMCHLRGLCFAKQNAFDRAKEAYKDALRIDVQCFEAFSQLVKNNLMSPDEEDEFMSLLDFGSVGSERGEEEPGDYTHMLYQTQLSKYRHPMAFNTAVESLATHYGLEGNADIMLARADQLYTQCRFKDALAVTERVLEGDRFNFGVYPIHLACLYELKRTNVLFLIAHELADSYPEEPASWLAVGIYYFATGKIAEARRYFSKASMMDPNFGPAWIGFAHTFAAEGEHDQAVTAYSTAARLFTGTHLPQVFLGMQNHAMNNMTAAEEFLRTGYGLCREDPLLLNEMGIVCYHQDRAKEAAAFFREALRVAEETESESGAWLGARTNLGHAYRRLKMWEEALGEFDAVLREGGRDAGVFAAKGLIYLDLGRAGDAVEVLHEALGIWPQDPIATELLGKALEMSMEGGLGLGGEGGLVVPGEEGEVVVEDGKAGEGNEEMDRFEEVVEQRKKAARERVAGRGRNGGSLDKGKGIAGRGGGMRTGPARGQGPWNAGDMDMSEEE, encoded by the exons ATGGCAACGACCGCGCaccaatcctcctcctccaacaactccaacaTGGAGAAATTCCTCCGCTCCTGGCGCCAGGACGCCATGAACAAAGCCCAGTACGATTCCGCGATTTTCATTGGGGACAAATTACTAGCCATGACGA AAGACGACAACGacgccttcttcctcgcccaaGTGCACTTCGCAGCCGGCAACCACACCCGCGCCCACTCTTTACTCTCCCGGCACAGCCTTATCAGTCGCAACCCCGCCTGCCGCTACCTGGCCGCGCACTGTCTCATCAAGCAGGGCTTGTACTCTGAAGCGTTGAGCCTGTTGGGTGAGCACAGCCCGCGGCATTTGTTTTCCCGcacaggggaggaggagggaccAAGGCGGAAGACGAGCCGGACAACGGGGAATAATACTACGACAAAAgctgggggggatgggaaagtAAAGTCGAGATTGCGGATCCATGatgggcagcaacaacaacaacaacaacaagaagaagaagaagaagaagatgaagggcGGACAACACGAAAATACGAAGCGGCCATGTGTCACCTCCGCGGGTTATGTTTTGCAAAACAAAACGCCTTTGACCGTGCAAAGGAGGCTTACAAGGATGCGCTGAGGATTGATGTGCAGTGCTTTGAGGCTTTTAGTCAGCTGGTGAAGAATAACCTCATGTCTcccgatgaggaggatgagtttATGAGCTTGTTGGATTTTGGGTCTGTCGGCtcggagaggggggaggaagagccGGGTGATTACACGCACATGCTCTACCAGACGCAGCTGTCCAAGTATCGACACCCGATGGCGTTTAATACTGCTGTGGAGAGCTTAGCTACCCATTACGGCTTGGAAGGAAACGCGGACATCATGCTTGCGAGGGCGGACCAGCTGTACACGCAGTGCAGGTTTAAGGACGCGCTTGCGGTGACGGAGcgggtgctggagggggatCGGTTCAACTTTGGGGTGTACCCGATCCATCTGGCGTGCTTGTATGAGCTGAAGCGGACGAATGTCTTGTTCCTCATCGCGCACGAGCTGGCGGATAGCTACCCAGAGGAACCGGCTTCGTGGCTGGCGGTGGGGATATACTACTTTGCGACTGGCAAGATTGCCGAGGCGAGGAGGTATTTCAGCAAGGCCAGCATGATGGACCCCAACTTTGGGCCGGCCTGGATCGGGTTTGCGCACACGTTTGCTGCCGAGGGGGAGCACGATCAGGCGGTGACGGCGTACAGCACCGCGGCGAGGCTGTTTACGGGCACGCACCTGCCGCAGGTGTTTTTGGGGATGCAGAATCATGCCATGAACAACatgacggcggcggaggagtttTTGAGGACGGGGTATGGGCTTTGTAGGGAGGATCCGCTGTTGCTGAACGAGATGGGCATTGTGTGTTATCATCAGGACCGGGcgaaggaggcggcggcgtttTTTAGGGAGGCGTTAcgggtggcggaggagacggaGAGTGAGAGTGGGGCTTGGCTGGGGGCGAGGACGAATCTGGGGCATGCTTATAGAAGGCTGAAGatgtgggaggaggcgttgggggagtttgatgctgtgctgagggaaggggggagggacgCGGGGGTTTTTGCGGCGAAGGGGTTGATTTACTTGGATTTGGGACGGGCGGGGGACGCGGTGGAGGTGCTGCATGAGGCTTTGGGGATTTGGCCTCAGGATCCGATTGCTACTGAGCTGCTGGGTAAGGCGTTGGAGATGAgcatggagggggggttggggttggggggggagggtgggttggtggttcctggggaagaaggggaggtggtggtggaggatgggaaggcgggggaggggaatgagGAGATGGATaggtttgaggaggttgttgagcagAGGAAAAAGGCGGCAAGAGAGAGGGTTGCCGGCAGGGGGCGAAATGGGGGATCGCTTGACAAGGGGAAAGGGATTGCTGGACGGGGGGGCGGCATGAGAACAGGTCCGGCGAGGGGTCAAGGGCCGTGGAATGCCGGAGACATGGACATGAGTGAAGAGGAGTAG
- a CDS encoding uncharacterized protein (EggNog:ENOG503NU5V; COG:P), protein MLPRLDLAAVWLAATASVASAQTYRRFGTCPSLGCVIPPDQQDFLPGQEFDIRFEVHAPKNGSEAFNNGVPDEKFTATISKDGGRPRSIADFFKIRSEPSLEKWTFSWFEDLFAEDAKTPSVVNVASKAYRRVALYEPGTYTVTLNYFSGKKTTAEWTVRPLATKKKAKNVIFFIGDGMTTNMITAARLLAHKTVNGKYQTLLSLDDFPVLGHQMTHSIDTFITDSANSASALYTGHKSTVNALGVYADTSPDPQDDPKVETIVEMLFRIWGSAWGAVSTAFIADATPIALSGHSRLRSQYGVLIDQTLNGVQNYSWTKTDGPDAYFGGGADQFIAGPGSYQGKDYYAEFAKKGYSVSLNKTSLLSAPNDKKALGIFCKNNLPVWIDRHIFPENLEINNDPTGAAKPAKDLPGLKEMTLKAVDILHNRGGKEGFFLMSEAASIDKQMHALDYDRALGDLLELDDTVRATIEKLKKLRILDDTLIVVSADHGHGFDVFGSSDTKYAEAQEDERSKRNAIGVYQNSGLSQYTEPKPGVSYGTGANFPMNWDPRYVLAAGVGAAPDRREDFGIGATPRAPTTSRGGEAYVNDKDRPNGFVVNGTLPTSESQGVHSLTDVPVYAWGPCQETFGGTYSNIDVFYKIANCLGLAHGRNVTEGAGKRHGKGKGKGRD, encoded by the exons ATGCTCCCAAGACTGGACCTCGCCGCCGTTTGGCTGGCAGCCACGGCTTCTGTTGCTTCGGCCCAGACCTACCGCAGATTCGGCACCTGCCCTTCGCTGGGCTGCGTGATCCCGCCAGACCAGCAAGATTTCTTGCCTGGCCAGGAGTTCGACATTCGTTTCGAGGTTCACGCCCCCAAGAACGGATCCGAGGCATTCAACAATGGTGTCCCCGACGAGAAGTTCACGGCGACCATCTCGAAAGATGGTGGACGTCCGCGAAGCATCGCCGACTTCTTCAAGATCCGCTCTGAGCCCTCGCTTGAGAAGTGGACTTTCTCCTGGTTCGAGGACCTGTTCGCAGAGGACGCAAAGACCCCCTCTGTGGTCAATGTCGCTTCCAAGGCGTACCGTCGTGTGGCGCTCTACGAGCCTGGAACCTACACGGTGACGCTCAACTACTTTTCGGGCAAGAAGACTACGGCGGAATGGACTGTTCGTCCTTTGGCtaccaagaagaaggccaagaacgtcatcttcttcattGGCGACGGCATGACGACCAACATGATTACGGCCGCCCGCCTGCTTGCACACAAGACGGTCAACGGCAAGTATCAGACCTTGCTCTCGCTCGACGATTTCCCGGTTCTGGGACACCAAATG ACACACTCGATCGACACCTTCATCACTGATTCGGCAAActccgcctcggccttgTACACCGGTCACAAGAGCACTGTCAATGCCCTCGG TGTCTATGCCGACACCTCCCCCGATCCTCAAGATGACCCCAAGGTCGAGACCATCGTCGAGATGTTGTTCCGCATCTGGGGCTCCGCGTGGGGCGCCGTCTCGACTGCCTTCATAGCCGACGCCACGCCGATTGCCCTCTCAGGCCACTCCCGTCTCCGCTCCCAGTATGGCGTCCTCATCGACCAGACCCTCAACGGCGTGCAGAACTACTCGTGGACCAAGACCGACGGCCCCGATGCCTACTTTGGTGGCGGTGCCGACCAGTTCATTGCTGGCCCAGGGTCTTACCAGGGCAAGGACTACTATGCCGAGTTTGCCAAGAAGGGCTACAGCGTCAGCTTGAACAAGACTTCCCTCTTGTCTGCCCCCAATGACAAGAAGGCTCTGGGCATCTTCTGCAAGAACAACCTTCCGGTCTGGATCGATAGGCACATCTTCCCCGAGAACCTTGAGATCAACAACGACCCCACTGGCGCCGCCAAGCCTGCGAAGGACCTGCCCGGTCTGAAGGAGATGACGCTCAAGGCTGTTGATATCCTGCACAACCGTGGCGGCAAGGAGGGCTTCTTCCTCATGTCGGAGGCGGCTAGCATTGACAAGCAGATGCACGCGCTGGACTATGATCGTGCCCTGGGTGATCTTTTGGAGCTGGATGATACCGTTCGCGCCACtatcgagaagctcaagaaaTTGAGGATCTTGGATGATACTCTGATCGTTGTGTCTGCCGACCACGGTCATGGTTTCG ATGTCTTTGGCAGCTCGGACACCAAGTATGCCGAGGCCCAGGAGGACGAACGCAGCAAGAGGAATGCCATTGGAGTTTACCAGAACTCTGGCTTGTCGCAGTACACGGAGCCCAAGCCTGGTGTTAGCTATGGCACTGGTGCCAACTTCCCCATGAACTG GGATCCCCGCTACGTCCTCGCTGCTGGCGTCGGTGCCGCTCCCGATCGTCGTGAAGATTTCGGAATCGGTGCCACCCCTCGTGCTCCCACCACTTCGAGAGGTGGCGAGGCTTATGTGAACGACAAAGATAGGCCCAATGGCTTTGTCGTCAACGGCACCCTTCCGACCAGCGAGAGCCAGGGAGTGCACTCGCTCACTGACGTGCCTGTGTACGCTTGGGGTCCGTGCCAGGAGACATTTGGCGGTACTTACAGCAACATTGATGTGTTTTACAAGATTGCCAATTGCTTGGGGTTGGCACATGGGAGAAACGTGACTGAGGGTGCCGGAAAGAGACATGgaaagggcaagggcaagggaagGGACTAA
- a CDS encoding uncharacterized protein (EggNog:ENOG503NWSS; COG:Q), translating into MANKVAKIPVIDLSGENQEQVAKELVEAAIEHGFIYIKNTGKDIPADAVHGAFDMGRKIFKAPLEEKQACAIQKNNRGWSAMQYETLDPSTQRVGDFKESRAFNFGEFINGKADQPMPPTIAAHESQINDFRELCYNLCLKINTLLGIGLQVTPPDFFKNAHLRERGASGTILRFLYYPPHTDTPDANREEDVRAGAHSDYGSMTLLFRLKGQAGLEILTQDGKTWAPVPVVPPGTENDPSPPILLNIGDLLSYWTNGLLRSTVHRVVFPGPGKTSVAGETDTEPRYSIAFFCHPVGTTLLEPVPSERVRNHEGDAQAKQGNPYAERKVLTADEHLHMRLKASYLQLYKDKE; encoded by the exons ATGGCTAACAAAGTTGCAAAGATTCCCGTCATTGACCTCTCGGGGGAGAATCAGGAGCAGGTGGCCAAGGAGCTCGTGGAGGCTGCCATTGAACATGGCTTCATATACATCAAGAACACAGGGAAAGATATTCCTGCCGATGCTGTACATGGCGCATTTGATATG GGCAGGAAGATCTTCAAAGCACCACTTGAAGAGAAGCAGGCATGTGCTATTCAGAAGAACAACCGTGGCTGGTCTGCTATGCAGTATGAGACATTGGATCCATCAACCCAGCGT GTCGGTGACTTCAAAGA GTCCAGGGCTTTCAACTTTGGCGAGTTCATCAACGGCAAAGCCGACCAACCCATGCCACCCACCATAGCCGCTCACGAAAGCCAGATCAACGACTTCCGTGAGCTCTGCTACAACCTCTGCCTCaagatcaacaccctccttggCATCGGTCTCCAGGTCACACCCCCTGACTTCTTTAAGAACGCTCACCTCCGCGAAAGGGGCGCTTCGGGAACCATCCTCCGGTTCCTCTACTATCCGCCCCACACCGATACCCCTGACGCAAATCGTGAGGAGGATGTTCGCGCAGGGGCTCATTCTGACTACGGCTCCATGACCCTTCTCTTCCGCCTCAAGGGACAGGCTGGTCTGGAGATTCTGACCCAAGACGGGAAGACGTGGGCTCCTGTTCCTGTGGTGCCACCGGGGACTGAGAATGATCCTTCCCCTCCTATCCTGTTGAACATCGGGGATTTGCTTTCTTACTGGACTAATGGGCTGCTCAGGAGCACAGTTCACAGGGTGGTGTTTCCTGGTCCGGGCAAGACGTCTGTGGCTGGTGAGACGGATACGGAGCCGAGGTACTCGATTGCGTTTTTCTGCCACCCTGTGGGGACGACGCTGTTGGAGCCTGTGCCGAGTGAGAGGGTTAGGAATCATGAGGGGGATGCGCAGGCGAAGCAGGGGAATCCGTATGCCGAGAGGAAGGTGTTGACTGCTGATGAGCATTTACATATGAG GCTCAAAGCAAGTTATCTGCAGCTGTATAAAGATAAGGAGTAG